The window ATGGTCCTTGCGGGGCTCAGGCTCGGCGAAAATCACCACACTCGCCGTGTAGCCATGCAGGAAGTTGCGCCCTCCGACCGGGCCAATCTCGCCTTGGGCAAAGAACCCCGCCGTCGGGATAGGGCCAAGCCGTTCTTGCACGACCCCGCTATCGTGATGGGGGCGGCCGAAGAGTCCCTCGCCGCGCCCGCAACAGCTGAACAGCAGAGCTCCGAGCGGAGGGCTTTGGTGTTTCGTGCGATCCGTGGCCAGAAGAAAGTGCAAGTCATCGCTCGCAGACTTCGCATCGCGAAGGTGGAATTGCACGGTCTGGCCCTCCTGCACGACCTCTCCGACCGCGACGGCCCCGGCCTGTTGATCTGCTCCAATAAGGTTCCGAACGAGGAAATCACCCCGCTCAAAATGACTCCGGTGTTCGTCGATCACGATCCCCAAGTGCAATGCGCGGTGGGCATCGCGGCGCTGGGGCCCGCCCAGGGATTCGAACACGTCCTGGAGCCGTTTCAAGGCGGAGACCCCGCCCAGTTCATAGATGAGATTTCCCTCCGCCCTGGTCACAACAAACCGTTCACCGATCGGGCGGCAACCTTGCGAGGTCACAGTTCGCACCGCAATCGGTCCTGTGAGTTGCACCCCCACCAGGCCCCCGTCAAAGACCTGATCGTTGAGGAGGAGTCGATTCTCTCCTGAATCCTGACCTCCCCCGGCGAGGCCACCGACGACTTTGCCCTGGGGGTACCGGTCGTTCATGAGGGCCAGGACTTCCTGCGTCGGAGTCGAGAAGGGGTCGGCA of the Nitrospirota bacterium genome contains:
- a CDS encoding FIST C-terminal domain-containing protein, with the protein product MMIPSTVTTTSSTFQFATALSRKTDTEAAVRDLADAIRMQFGTASIDLACVFFSAHHAEKASMISTMLQSELRAKVCLGCSGEGVIAGSEEIETAAALTVWVACLPHVKLAPLRLSVSQLQDQILMPGWPEPGLEDSTFLLLADPFSTPTQEVLALMNDRYPQGKVVGGLAGGGQDSGENRLLLNDQVFDGGLVGVQLTGPIAVRTVTSQGCRPIGERFVVTRAEGNLIYELGGVSALKRLQDVFESLGGPQRRDAHRALHLGIVIDEHRSHFERGDFLVRNLIGADQQAGAVAVGEVVQEGQTVQFHLRDAKSASDDLHFLLATDRTKHQSPPLGALLFSCCGRGEGLFGRPHHDSGVVQERLGPIPTAGFFAQGEIGPVGGRNFLHGYTASVVIFAEPEPRKDHP